The Apostichopus japonicus isolate 1M-3 chromosome 6, ASM3797524v1, whole genome shotgun sequence genome contains a region encoding:
- the LOC139968890 gene encoding uncharacterized protein gives MYDVTELAKSEREKLKRQLKALDEWKDRVYETFSQIKKTKDEIFTNADNYLDESTKKYNETKSSLESSQLNIQRKIKVEEQTVTRKLEENVRHTDMEMARDIKQIRKKYEQIKSNHHTDATKKSNALKTRSKQAQEDANAKRKQLALELQKVRTEIESEKREKLLNWEKFSSKINSTVRKFENVTNTAENVLSSQDDWTAAHNIEVICQATEPLIQEMKRDYSSVAKIAIYVGKQREKGHLCSTEATVVHIDGIKTAGLYINSIACTWNGKIVISGGTSDKQNYISFIDMTGKNLSSKLGIHFNSVLSSPGCYCAPVNEFKITVACQENGIALYDIIDGSYLSKHLGDFIRGWSRSKQRVTCIATDSVTNSIFLCIYNNRDMYVLDERLNYKYTIRLPWAISWWPADLIVHNSNIFVCDIGGRQAWAINKKGAQIHEFQKPEVSKKCNIPVSICSDGKGFIYILWREEQFPCEQCCVVVQYRGDNSDITKEFMPFFSDAVSVCVTPHFKPKLLVITFQSAMMHIFDLNG, from the coding sequence atgtatgacgtcacagaaCTTGCCAAATCAGAAAGAGAGAAATTAAAGAGGCAGTTAAAGGCCCTTGATGAGTGGAAAGACAGAGTTTATGAAACATTCTCCcaaataaaaaagacaaaagacGAAATTTTCACTAATGCCGACAATTATTTGGACGAAAGTACAAAGAAATACAATGAAACGAAGAGTAGTCTGGAAAGTTCACAGCTAAATATTCAACGAAAGATTAAGGTTGAAGAACAGACAGTCACACGGAAACTAGAAGAAAATGTTAGACATACAGACATGGAAATGGCACGGGATATAAAGCAAATTCGAAAGAAATACGAACAAATTAAAAGCAATCATCACACAGATGCAACTAAAAAATCGAACGCCTTAAAGACACGTTCAAAACAAGCTCAAGAAGATGCAAATGCGAAACGCAAACAACTCGCTCTGGAGTTGCAAAAAGTTCGTACCGAAATAGAATCTGAGAAGAGAGAGAAGCTTTTAAACTGGGAGAAGTTTTCTTCAAAAATAAATAGTACGgttagaaaatttgaaaatgtcacaAACACAGCCGAAAACGTTCTTTCGAGTCAGGATGATTGGACTGCAGCGCATAATATTGAAGTTATCTGCCAAGCCACAGAGCCGTTGATTCAGGAAATGAAAAGGGACTATTCCAGTGTCgcaaaaatagcaatttatgTAGGGAAACAGCGAGAAAAAGGACACTTATGCAGCACTGAAGCCACTGTGGTTCACATTGATGGTATCAAAACTGCCGGCTTGTATATCAATAGTATAGCATGTACATGGAATGGTAAAATCGTTATCAGTGGAGGTACATCAGACAAACAAAACTATATCAGTTTTATAGACATGACAGGCAAAAATTTAAGTTCTAAGCTAGGTATACATTTCAATTCAGTACTTTCCTCACCTGGCTGCTACTGTGCTCCTGTCAATGAGTTTAAAATTACTGTTGCCTGCCAAGAAAATGGAATAGCTCTGTATGATATTATTGATGGTTCATATTTAAGCAAGCACCTGGGCGATTTCATCCGAGGGTGGTCACGGTCAAAACAGCGAGTTACATGCATCGCTACGGATTCTGTAACTAACTCCATCTTTCTATGCATCTATAACAATAGAGATATGTACGTGCTTGACGAGAGATTAAATTATAAATACACCATACGACTTCCATGGGCAATAAGCTGGTGGCCAGCCGATCTAATTGTCCACAATTCAAACATCTTCGTTTGTGATATAGGAGGGAGACAAGCATGGGCTATAAACAAGAAAGGTGCACAAATTCACGAATTCCAAAAACCAGAGGTCAGCAAAAAGTGCAACATACCTGTCAGTATTTGCTCAGACGGGAAGGGCTTCATTTATATTCTATGGAGGGAGGAACAATTCCCGTGTGAACAGTGTTGTGTTGTTGTTCAGTACAGAGGAGACAACAGTGACATAACCAAAGAATTTATGCCATTTTTCTCGGATGCGGTGTCTGTATGTGTAACACCACACTTCAAGCCTAAGCTCTTAGTAATTACCTTTCAGTCTGCAATGATGCATATCTTTGACCTGAATGGGTGA
- the LOC139968884 gene encoding uncharacterized protein, giving the protein MATAKVLDDIDEKFCQCCVCFEQYKKPRQLQCLHRYCTECLEKMIEKNPHDFKCPLCQEKIDVPKNGVEGFKSDFNMNEILEYIKVKKSLREDQILTCGDCSKQTKSSAYCFKCTGFLCEDCHTYHLSRKSLQEHRPHILSLEDVEAKNITLEKLSILKEAPRCQTHPQNQSQLCCKSCANRPICLICTYGEHKNHDIYDVTELAKSEREKLKRQLKALDEWKERVYETLSQIKMTKDEIFSNAANYLDESTEKYNETKSSLESTQRDIQRKIEVEEKKITRKLEENIRHTDMEMARDIEQIRKKYEQIKSNHHTEATKKSNALMTLSKQAQKDANDKRNQLALDLQEVCNKIESEKREKLLKWEKFSSEINSTVKKFENVTKTAENVLSSQDDWAAAHSIEAICQATEPLIQEMQRDYFNVAKLAIDVGRQQEKEYLCSSEATVVHFDRIKAAGLYINNIACIWNGGIVISGGTSDKQIYISLIDMTGKVLSFELGTHFNSILFSPGCYCAPVNKLKIAVAWQEDGIALYGISDGSYLSKHLGDFIRGWSRSKLRVACIATDSVSNCIILGIYNNRNLYVLDESLNYKHTIRLPERIAWPVDLIVHNSNILVCDKERRQAWAINRKGEEIHKFKMPEVSNKCKIPVSICSDGKGFIYILWREKQFSCEQRCVVVQYRGDNSDLTMEFQPFFSDAVSLCVASGLKIAKSKLKLVVITFQSAMMHVFDLHRN; this is encoded by the coding sequence ATGGCCACTGCTAAAGTGTTGGATGATATCGATGAAAAGTTTTGTCAGTGTTGTGTTTGCTTTGAACAATATAAGAAACCAAGGCAACTACAATGTCTCCATAGATACTGTACAGAATGCTTGGAGAAAATGATCGAAAAAAATCCTCATGATTTCAAATGTCCGTTATGTCAGGAAAAGATCGATGTTCCCAAAAATGGCGTAGAGGGCTTTAAGTCAGACTTTAACATGAACGAAATTCTAGAGTATATTAAAGTTAAAAAGTCTCTGAGAGAGGATCAAATTCTTACTTGCGGTGATTGTTCCAAGCAAACCAAATCTTCAGCATACTGCTTCAAGTGCACTGGCTTCCTGTGCGAGGACTGTCATACATATCACTTGAGCAGGAAAAGTTTACAGGAACATAGGCCACATATCCTATCACTGGAAGATGTTGAAGCCAAAAATATCACTCTTGAAAAGTTATCCATATTGAAGGAAGCTCCCAGGTGCCAGACTCATCCTCAGAATCAGTCACAGTTATGTTGTAAATCTTGCGCAAACCGCCCAATTTGTTTGATCTGTACCTACGGAGAACACAAGAATCATGAtatttatgacgtcacagaacTTGCCAAATCAGAAAGAGAGAAATTAAAGAGGCAGTTAAAGGCCCTTGATGAGTGGAAAGAGAGAGTTTATGAAACACTCTCCCAAATAAAAATGACTAAAGACGAAATTTTCTCTAATGCCGCCAATTATTTGGACGAAAGTACAGAGAAATACAATGAAACGAAGAGTAGTCTGGAAAGTACACAGCGAGATATTCAACGAAAGATAGAggttgaagaaaagaaaatcacacGGAAACTAGAAGAAAATATTAGACATACAGACATGGAAATGGCACGGGATATAGAGCAAATTCGAAAGAAATACGAACAAATTAAAAGCAATCATCACACAGAGGCAACTAAAAAATCGAACGCCTTAATGACACTTTCAAAACAAGCTCAAAAGGATGCAAATGACAAACGCAACCAACTCGCTCTGGATTTACAAGAAGTTTGTAACAAAATAGAATCTGAGAAGAGAGAGAAGCTTCTAAAGTGGGAGAAATTTTCTTCAGAAATAAATAGTACGgttaaaaaatttgaaaatgttacaaaaacagCCGAAAACGTTCTTTCAAGTCAGGATGATTGGGCTGCAGCGCATAGTATTGAAGCTATCTGCCAAGCCACAGAGCCGTTGATTCAGGAAATGCAAAGGGACTATTTCAATGTGGCAAAACTGGCAATTGATGTAGGGAGACAGCAAGAAAAAGAATACTTATGCAGCAGTGAAGCCACTGTGGTTCACTTTGATCGTATCAAAGCTGCCGGCTTGTATATCAATAATATAGCATGTATATGGAATGGTGGAATCGTTATCAGTGGAGGTACATCAGACAAACAAATCTATATCAGTTTAATAGATATGACAGGCAAAGTTTTAAGTTTTGAGCTTGGCACACATTTCAATTCAATACTTTTCTCACCTGGCTGTTACTGTGCTCCTGTCAATAAGTTAAAAATTGCTGTTGCCTGGCAAGAAGATGGAATAGCTCTGTATGGTATTAGTGATGGTTCATATTTAAGCAAGCACCTGGGCGATTTTATCCGAGGGTGGTCACGGTCAAAACTGAGAGTTGCATGCATCGCTACGGATTCTGTGAGCAACTGCATCATTCTAGGCATCTATAACAACAGAAATCTGTACGTGCTTGATGAGAGCTTAAATTATAAGCACACCATACGACTTCCAGAGAGAATAGCGTGGCCAGTCGATCTAATTGTCCACAATTCAAACATCTTAGTTTGTGATAAAGAAAGGAGACAAGCGTGGGCTATAAATAGGAAAGGTGAAGAGATTCACAAATTTAAAATGCCAGAGGTCAGCAATAAGTGCAAAATACCTGTCAGTATTTGCTCAGACGGGAAGGGCTTCATTTATATTCTATGGAGGGAAAAACAATTCTCGTGTGAACAGCGTTGTGTTGTTGTTCAGTACAGAGGAGACAACAGTGACCTAACCATGGAATTTCAGCCATTTTTCTCGGATGCGGTGTCTTTATGTGTAGCATCAGGCTTGAAAATCGCCAAATCAAAGCTTAAGCTCGTAGTAATTACCTTTCAGTCTGCAATGATGCATGTCTTTGACCTGCATAGGAattga